Proteins encoded in a region of the Salipiger sp. CCB-MM3 genome:
- a CDS encoding LolA family protein: MIRTFIAALTALVLTTLPAAAQKLSLGEVSQYLNSIQSAQGQFTQINGDGSISTGTISIKRPGKVRFEYKPPEQALVLAWAGAVYVFDKKLGGQPETYPLSQTPLSIILAKNVNLGRAGMVTGHSYDGTATTVTAQDPEHPDRGSIQMKFTGNPVQLRQWVITDGNGSKTTVVLGALADKNLPNSVFDVNRVK; this comes from the coding sequence ATGATCCGCACTTTCATCGCCGCGCTCACGGCGCTTGTGCTCACCACGCTGCCGGCGGCGGCGCAGAAGCTCTCGCTGGGCGAGGTGTCGCAATACCTTAATTCGATCCAGTCGGCGCAGGGCCAGTTCACCCAGATCAATGGCGACGGCTCGATCTCTACCGGCACGATCTCGATCAAGCGGCCGGGCAAGGTGCGCTTTGAATACAAGCCGCCCGAGCAGGCGCTGGTTCTGGCCTGGGCGGGGGCGGTCTATGTCTTCGACAAGAAGCTGGGCGGCCAGCCCGAGACCTACCCGCTGAGCCAGACGCCGCTGTCGATCATTCTCGCCAAGAACGTCAACCTTGGCCGCGCGGGGATGGTGACCGGCCACAGCTATGACGGCACCGCCACCACGGTCACCGCGCAGGACCCCGAGCACCCCGACCGCGGCTCGATCCAGATGAAGTTCACCGGCAACCCGGTGCAGCTGCGGCAATGGGTGATCACCGATGGAAACGGCTCCAAGACCACCGTGGTGCTGGGCGCGCTCGCCGATAAGAACCTGCCCAACTCGGTGTTCGACGTGAACCGAGTGAAATAA
- the hspQ gene encoding heat shock protein HspQ, producing the protein MHTQRAKYHLGQVVRHRKHPFRGVVFDVDPEFSNTEEWYEAIPEEARPSREQPFYHLLAENDQSFYVAYVSEQNLIADYSGEPVEHPDIPDLFGAFIDGSYELHFQLN; encoded by the coding sequence ATGCACACACAGCGCGCGAAATATCATCTGGGCCAGGTCGTCCGCCATCGCAAGCACCCATTCCGGGGTGTGGTCTTTGATGTGGACCCCGAGTTCAGCAACACCGAGGAGTGGTATGAGGCCATTCCCGAAGAGGCGCGCCCGAGCCGCGAGCAGCCGTTCTACCACCTGCTGGCCGAGAACGATCAGAGCTTCTACGTCGCCTATGTGTCCGAGCAGAACCTCATCGCCGATTACTCGGGCGAACCGGTGGAGCACCCGGATATTCCCGATCTCTTCGGGGCGTTCATCGACGGCAGCTACGAGCTGCACTTCCAGCTGAACTGA
- a CDS encoding YcgN family cysteine cluster protein translates to MSDPIDRKGLAPRFWESKPLSKLSEAEWEALCDGCGKCCLNKLEDEETGEVALTCVACRLLDDSSCRCSQYEIRHQFVPECIVLRPDNIDEHAYWMPQTCAYRLLWEGRPLYDWHPLISGDPETVHAAGVSMRGRTVPEFEVGEDDWEDHIIEEPT, encoded by the coding sequence ATGAGCGACCCGATCGACCGCAAGGGCCTCGCGCCGCGCTTCTGGGAAAGCAAACCGCTGAGCAAACTCAGCGAGGCCGAATGGGAAGCGCTCTGCGACGGCTGCGGCAAATGCTGCCTCAACAAGCTCGAGGACGAAGAAACCGGCGAGGTCGCGCTGACCTGTGTCGCCTGCCGTCTGCTCGACGATTCCAGCTGCCGTTGTTCACAATATGAAATCCGGCACCAGTTCGTGCCCGAATGCATCGTCCTGCGTCCCGACAATATCGACGAACACGCCTATTGGATGCCCCAGACCTGCGCCTACCGGCTGCTCTGGGAAGGGCGTCCGCTCTATGACTGGCACCCGCTGATCTCGGGCGATCCCGAGACGGTGCATGCCGCTGGCGTGTCGATGCGGGGCCGGACCGTCCCCGAGTTCGAGGTCGGCGAGGACGATTGGGAAGACCACATTATCGAGGAGCCCACCTGA
- a CDS encoding bifunctional riboflavin kinase/FAD synthetase has translation MRTIRDYQFTEPRDRGASVAIGNFDGVHLGHRAVIEMAREKGNGAPFGVLTFEPHPREFFAPDAPPFRLMSAKARASRLEKLGVERLFELNFNAALAALTPEEFARDVLTEGLGLSHVVVGADFCFGKHRKGKVSDLQRFGAAMGFGVTVAEILDQDGAQISSTAIRKALTEGDPRSAAAQLGHWHRIEGEVGGGQQLGRKLGYPTANMSIDGLHPPRFGVYAVLVDVLDGPHKGSYHGAASLGVRPMFGVNSANLETFLFDFSGDLYGATLSVGLVEFLRPELKFDGLDALVAQMDLDCAEARRILEAL, from the coding sequence ATGCGGACCATTCGTGATTACCAGTTCACCGAGCCCCGGGACCGGGGTGCCAGCGTCGCCATCGGCAATTTCGATGGCGTGCATCTTGGCCACCGCGCGGTGATCGAAATGGCCCGCGAGAAGGGCAATGGCGCGCCCTTCGGCGTGCTCACCTTCGAGCCGCACCCGCGCGAGTTCTTCGCCCCCGATGCCCCGCCGTTCCGGCTGATGTCGGCCAAGGCGCGGGCCTCGCGGCTGGAGAAACTGGGTGTTGAGCGGCTGTTTGAGCTGAATTTCAACGCCGCGCTGGCCGCGCTAACCCCCGAAGAGTTCGCCCGCGACGTGCTCACCGAGGGTCTGGGTCTGAGCCATGTGGTGGTGGGGGCCGATTTCTGCTTTGGGAAACACCGCAAGGGCAAGGTGAGCGACCTGCAGCGTTTCGGTGCCGCGATGGGCTTTGGCGTGACCGTGGCCGAGATTCTGGATCAGGACGGCGCGCAGATCAGTTCCACCGCGATCCGCAAGGCGCTGACCGAGGGCGACCCGCGGTCGGCGGCGGCGCAGCTTGGTCACTGGCACCGGATCGAGGGCGAGGTCGGCGGCGGCCAGCAGCTGGGCCGCAAGCTGGGCTACCCCACGGCCAATATGTCGATTGACGGGCTGCACCCGCCGCGCTTCGGCGTCTATGCGGTGCTGGTCGATGTGCTCGACGGGCCGCATAAGGGCAGCTACCACGGCGCCGCCTCGCTGGGCGTGCGGCCTATGTTCGGCGTCAACAGCGCCAACCTCGAAACCTTCCTCTTCGATTTTTCCGGCGATCTTTACGGCGCGACCCTCTCGGTCGGTCTGGTCGAGTTCCTGCGCCCCGAGTTGAAGTTCGACGGGCTCGACGCGCTGGTGGCGCAGATGGATCTCGACTGCGCCGAGGCGCGGCGCATTCTGGAGGCGCTATGA
- a CDS encoding DNA translocase FtsK — protein sequence MAYQVKGRDPLFDSNMQAAIEKRGKELGGLALIVLGLLAAAMIGSYTPDDPSWLSATDAPVQNWLGRLGASVSAPLFMIVGLGSWGLALVLLVWGVRLALHRGDERALPRVVFAPIWIALASIYAAGLETGPEWTHSFGLGGLFGDMMMGTALGILPLSAGFGLKLLTVLLGVGLLALGAFVLGFTKDELQSIGRFLLVGLIMSYASLLSLLGRGAGGAMQAAQRAQAAHSDRRARRAEEAAEAEAWAAAQDGYAEDDHALPEHAYAQDYVEEPAPAPAPAPAPQRSSSRVRRATPPPLELEPEEPELLDEDDAYAYAQMQAWEEAATPAPAPVAPVAPPRAAPEPAKKPGLLARITRRAEPEPDYYDDEVELLPVEPDTGEDRIRAKIAHAVKTRRRGIAPTFGASRSEDPSKPLTKGRGRGPQPLIYKPTQMLRAEPPLTAAQAAEQLPPEPPLTASRAVPQAPEHRAEYTAQPQGYAQPAGPAPFTHAEDPYEADNFDDYRDFDDYGDEAPAAFDAQPQPRAAAPAQPARQAYAKPSYAEDDHGAETYGAESYGAEDYADGYEAQTYDAGYDDGGYDASAQDQFDGDDADDDGYDVQSWSAEPAQMQAPRPAIPVMQPKKVVQKAEPKPMQPSRRAQEEAQPGLGFDDKAVDYELPPLHLLANPENIERHVLSDEALEENARMLETVLDDYGVKGEIVSVRPGPVVTMYELEPAPGLKASRVIGLADDIARSMSALSARVSTVPGRSVIGIELPNDKREMVSFREILSSRDYGDGNQRLPLALGKDIGGDAVVANLAKMPHLLIAGTTGSGKSVAINTMILSLLYKLTPEDLRLVMIDPKMLELSVYDGIPHLLSPVVTDPKKAVVALKWVVGEMEDRYRKMSKMGVRNIDGYNGRVAEALSKGEMFKRTVQTGFDDETGEPVFETEEFEPRKMPYIVVIVDEMADLMMVAGKEIEACIQRLAQMARASGIHLIMATQRPSVDVITGTIKANFPTRISFQVTSKIDSRTILGEMGAEQLLGMGDMLYMAGGARITRCHGPFVSDEEVEEVVNHLKAFGPPEYVSGVVQGPDEEKADNIDAVLGLNTGGNTDGEDALYDQAVGIVIKDRKCSTSYIQRKLGIGYNKAARLVEQMEDEGVVSAANHVGKREILVPEQ from the coding sequence ATGGCATATCAGGTGAAAGGGCGCGACCCGCTCTTCGACAGCAACATGCAGGCCGCAATCGAGAAGCGGGGCAAGGAGCTTGGCGGTTTGGCCCTGATTGTCCTTGGCCTACTGGCGGCGGCGATGATCGGGTCCTACACGCCCGATGATCCCTCGTGGCTGTCGGCCACCGATGCTCCGGTGCAGAACTGGCTGGGCCGTCTTGGTGCCTCGGTCTCTGCGCCGCTGTTCATGATCGTCGGTCTGGGCAGCTGGGGTCTCGCGCTGGTGCTGCTGGTCTGGGGCGTTCGCCTTGCCCTGCATCGCGGCGACGAGCGCGCGCTGCCGCGCGTGGTCTTTGCGCCGATCTGGATCGCGCTGGCCTCGATCTATGCCGCGGGGCTGGAAACCGGGCCGGAATGGACCCACAGCTTCGGCCTTGGCGGGCTGTTCGGCGACATGATGATGGGCACCGCGCTTGGCATCCTGCCGCTCAGCGCCGGTTTCGGTCTGAAGCTGCTGACGGTCCTGCTGGGTGTCGGCTTGCTGGCGCTTGGGGCCTTCGTTCTGGGCTTCACCAAGGACGAGTTGCAGAGCATCGGTCGCTTCCTTCTGGTCGGGCTGATCATGTCCTACGCCTCGCTGCTGAGCCTGCTCGGCCGGGGTGCGGGCGGGGCGATGCAGGCCGCGCAGCGCGCGCAGGCCGCGCATTCTGACCGCCGCGCGCGCCGCGCCGAAGAGGCTGCCGAGGCCGAGGCTTGGGCGGCTGCGCAGGATGGCTATGCCGAAGATGACCACGCGCTGCCCGAGCATGCCTATGCGCAGGACTATGTCGAAGAGCCCGCCCCTGCGCCCGCCCCGGCCCCGGCTCCGCAGCGCAGCAGCTCGCGGGTGCGCCGTGCCACGCCGCCGCCGCTGGAGCTTGAGCCCGAAGAGCCCGAGCTGCTCGACGAGGATGACGCCTATGCCTACGCGCAAATGCAGGCTTGGGAAGAGGCCGCCACTCCGGCGCCCGCCCCGGTTGCTCCTGTTGCGCCGCCTCGCGCCGCGCCCGAGCCCGCCAAAAAGCCCGGCCTTTTGGCGCGCATCACCCGCCGCGCCGAGCCCGAGCCCGACTATTATGACGACGAGGTGGAGCTGCTCCCCGTGGAACCCGACACCGGCGAAGACCGTATCCGTGCCAAGATCGCCCATGCGGTGAAGACCCGCCGCCGGGGCATTGCGCCGACCTTTGGTGCAAGCCGCTCCGAGGATCCCAGCAAGCCGCTGACCAAGGGCCGGGGCCGTGGCCCGCAGCCGCTGATCTACAAGCCGACGCAGATGCTGCGCGCCGAGCCGCCGCTCACTGCCGCGCAGGCCGCCGAGCAACTGCCGCCCGAGCCGCCGCTGACCGCATCGCGCGCGGTGCCGCAGGCGCCCGAGCACCGGGCCGAGTACACGGCGCAGCCGCAGGGTTATGCGCAGCCCGCTGGCCCCGCGCCCTTTACCCATGCCGAAGACCCCTATGAGGCGGACAACTTCGACGACTACCGCGACTTCGACGATTACGGTGACGAGGCGCCTGCCGCGTTCGACGCGCAGCCCCAACCTCGCGCCGCCGCACCTGCCCAGCCGGCCCGTCAAGCCTATGCCAAGCCCAGCTATGCCGAGGATGACCACGGCGCCGAGACCTACGGTGCAGAGAGCTACGGCGCGGAAGACTACGCCGACGGCTATGAGGCGCAGACCTACGATGCTGGCTATGATGATGGCGGCTACGATGCCTCCGCGCAGGACCAGTTCGACGGCGATGACGCGGATGACGACGGCTACGACGTGCAAAGCTGGTCGGCAGAGCCGGCGCAGATGCAGGCGCCGCGCCCCGCGATCCCGGTGATGCAGCCCAAGAAGGTGGTGCAGAAGGCCGAGCCCAAGCCGATGCAGCCCTCGCGCCGCGCGCAGGAAGAGGCGCAGCCCGGTCTCGGGTTCGACGACAAGGCGGTGGATTATGAACTGCCGCCGCTGCACCTGCTGGCCAATCCCGAGAACATCGAGCGCCACGTTCTGTCCGACGAGGCGCTGGAAGAGAACGCGCGGATGCTGGAGACGGTGCTCGACGATTACGGCGTGAAGGGCGAGATCGTCTCGGTCCGTCCCGGCCCCGTGGTCACCATGTACGAGCTGGAACCCGCGCCGGGCCTCAAGGCCAGCCGCGTCATCGGGCTTGCCGATGACATCGCCCGCTCGATGTCGGCGCTGTCGGCGCGTGTCTCGACCGTTCCCGGCCGCTCGGTGATCGGCATCGAACTGCCGAACGACAAGCGCGAGATGGTGTCCTTCCGTGAGATCCTCTCGAGCCGCGACTACGGTGACGGCAACCAGCGCCTGCCGCTGGCGCTCGGCAAGGACATCGGCGGCGACGCGGTGGTGGCCAACCTCGCCAAGATGCCCCACCTGCTGATCGCCGGCACCACCGGTTCGGGCAAGTCGGTGGCGATCAACACGATGATCCTGTCGCTGCTCTACAAGCTCACCCCCGAGGATCTGCGTCTGGTGATGATCGACCCCAAGATGCTGGAACTTTCCGTCTATGACGGCATCCCGCATCTGCTCAGCCCTGTTGTGACCGACCCCAAGAAGGCCGTCGTGGCCCTCAAATGGGTGGTGGGCGAGATGGAAGACCGCTACCGCAAGATGTCGAAGATGGGCGTTCGCAACATCGACGGCTACAATGGCCGCGTCGCCGAGGCGCTCAGCAAGGGCGAGATGTTCAAGCGCACCGTGCAGACGGGCTTTGACGACGAGACCGGCGAGCCGGTGTTCGAGACCGAAGAGTTCGAACCGCGCAAGATGCCCTATATCGTGGTCATCGTCGACGAGATGGCCGACCTGATGATGGTCGCGGGCAAGGAAATCGAGGCCTGCATCCAGCGCCTTGCGCAGATGGCGCGGGCGAGCGGCATCCACCTGATCATGGCGACGCAGCGCCCCTCGGTGGACGTGATCACCGGCACGATCAAGGCCAACTTCCCGACCCGGATCTCCTTCCAGGTGACCTCGAAGATCGACAGCCGCACCATCCTTGGTGAGATGGGCGCCGAACAGCTGCTGGGCATGGGCGACATGCTCTATATGGCGGGCGGCGCGCGTATCACCCGCTGTCACGGTCCCTTCGTGTCGGACGAGGAAGTCGAGGAGGTGGTGAACCACCTCAAGGCCTTCGGCCCGCCGGAATATGTCTCGGGCGTGGTGCAGGGCCCCGACGAGGAGAAGGCCGACAATATCGACGCGGTTCTCGGGCTCAACACCGGCGGCAACACCGATGGCGAGGACGCGCTCTACGATCAGGCGGTGGGCATCGTCATCAAGGACCGCAAGTGCTCGACCTCCTACATCCAGCGCAAGCTCGGCATCGGCTATAACAAGGCCGCGCGGCTTGTGGAGCAGATGGAAGACGAGGGCGTCGTCTCGGCGGCGAACCACGTCGGCAAGCGCGAGATCCTCGTGCCCGAGCAATAA
- a CDS encoding YggS family pyridoxal phosphate-dependent enzyme: MGLNDIKTRIAKAERDAGRAPGSAQLIAVSKVQPNARVEAVLEEGHRLFGENKVQEAAGKWPAFQERFPDAKVHLIGPLQSNKARQAMQLFSAIHSLDRPKLATTLARLAQELGSCPDLFVQVNTGEEEQKAGILPAEADAFIKEVRDLDLPLKGLMCIPPVDETPSLHFALLAKIAERNGLDGLSMGMSSDFEQAIALGATHVRVGSAIFGERDYS; the protein is encoded by the coding sequence ATGGGACTGAACGACATCAAGACCCGCATCGCCAAAGCCGAGCGCGACGCAGGCAGAGCCCCCGGCTCGGCGCAGCTGATCGCGGTCAGCAAGGTGCAACCGAACGCGCGCGTCGAGGCGGTGCTGGAAGAGGGCCACCGGCTCTTCGGCGAGAACAAAGTGCAGGAAGCCGCAGGCAAATGGCCCGCCTTCCAAGAGCGTTTTCCGGACGCCAAGGTGCATCTCATCGGCCCGCTGCAGAGCAACAAGGCGCGGCAGGCGATGCAGCTTTTCTCGGCGATCCACTCGCTGGACCGGCCCAAGCTCGCCACCACGCTGGCGCGGCTCGCGCAGGAACTGGGCAGCTGTCCCGATCTCTTCGTGCAGGTGAACACCGGCGAGGAAGAGCAAAAGGCCGGCATCCTGCCCGCCGAGGCCGACGCCTTCATCAAAGAGGTGCGCGATCTCGATCTGCCGCTGAAGGGGCTGATGTGCATCCCCCCGGTCGATGAGACGCCGAGCCTGCATTTCGCCCTTCTGGCCAAGATCGCCGAACGCAACGGGCTCGACGGGCTGTCGATGGGCATGAGCTCGGATTTCGAGCAGGCGATCGCACTTGGCGCTACCCATGTGCGCGTAGGCTCGGCGATCTTCGGCGAACGCGACTACAGCTGA
- a CDS encoding threonine aldolase family protein, whose product MFFASDNSGPVPPQVLDALTRANTGHTLGYGADVLSMQVAERIRTLFEAPSAAVYLVPTGTAANSLALACLCPPYATVFCSPVAHIHEDECNAPEFYMGGAKLTLVPGEDRMTPEALRAAIEGEQNRGVHGPKRGPVSITQLTEKGNFYTLEELRALTAVAREYGLPVHLDGARFANAAVKLGATPAEMSWKSGVDICVFGGTKNGLMGVEAVVIFDSEKAQEFEYRRKRGAHLFSKHRYLAAQMDAYLEGDLWKDLAERANARCEQLVQGLEQLGVTVLTESYANMAFVEMPRDAHRKVQAAGATYYVSGDLEGDGGELLTGRLVCDWSLEPEDVSAFLSAVREAV is encoded by the coding sequence ATGTTCTTTGCCTCCGACAATTCCGGCCCCGTTCCTCCGCAGGTGCTGGACGCGCTGACCCGCGCCAACACCGGCCATACGCTGGGCTACGGAGCCGACGTGCTGTCGATGCAGGTCGCCGAACGCATCCGCACGCTTTTCGAGGCGCCCTCGGCGGCGGTCTATCTGGTGCCCACCGGCACGGCGGCCAACTCGCTGGCGCTGGCCTGCCTCTGCCCGCCCTACGCCACGGTGTTCTGCTCGCCGGTGGCGCATATCCACGAAGATGAGTGCAACGCGCCCGAGTTCTACATGGGCGGCGCCAAGCTGACGCTGGTGCCGGGCGAGGACCGCATGACCCCCGAGGCGCTGCGCGCAGCGATCGAGGGCGAGCAGAACCGCGGCGTGCATGGCCCCAAGCGCGGGCCGGTTTCGATCACCCAGCTTACCGAGAAGGGCAACTTCTACACGCTCGAAGAGCTGCGCGCGCTGACCGCCGTGGCCCGTGAATATGGGCTGCCGGTGCATCTCGATGGTGCGCGCTTCGCCAATGCGGCGGTGAAACTGGGCGCCACGCCCGCCGAGATGAGCTGGAAGTCCGGCGTCGACATCTGCGTCTTCGGCGGCACCAAGAACGGGCTGATGGGCGTCGAAGCGGTGGTGATCTTCGATTCCGAGAAGGCGCAGGAGTTCGAATACCGCCGCAAGCGCGGCGCGCATCTCTTCTCCAAGCACCGCTATCTGGCGGCACAGATGGATGCCTATCTCGAAGGCGATCTGTGGAAGGATCTGGCCGAGCGCGCCAATGCCCGCTGCGAGCAGCTGGTGCAGGGGCTCGAGCAACTGGGCGTGACGGTACTGACCGAGAGCTATGCCAACATGGCCTTCGTTGAGATGCCGCGCGACGCGCATCGCAAAGTGCAGGCGGCGGGGGCAACCTACTACGTCTCGGGGGATCTGGAAGGCGACGGCGGCGAGCTGCTGACCGGGCGTCTGGTCTGCGACTGGTCGCTGGAGCCCGAGGACGTCAGTGCCTTCCTGAGCGCTGTGCGCGAGGCGGTCTGA
- the pdxR gene encoding MocR-like pyridoxine biosynthesis transcription factor PdxR codes for MAIPVETFFLRPDGQGTLQARIQQMVAEGVLSGRFRRGEKLPSTRKLAAHLGVSRITVALAYTELLASDYLTSRDRSGYYISEGAPEPPDFPETPRAERVDWQRAMGRRFAAGAVPERPADWASYRYPFIYGQADPKLFDHANWRLCAVQALGARDFGALTQDYYDRDDPQLVEFLARQTLPRRGIQARPEEILITLGAQNALWLASQILLSPERRATVEDPCYPALRVLLDQTGCARSAIAVDSEGLPPEAVPEGTDVIFTTPSHQCPSGATLPLARRRALLERARDLGAVVVEDDYEFEMAYLQPPTPALKSLDGDGRVVYVGSFSKSLFPGLRLGYLVGAEPFIREARALRASVLRHPPGHIQRTAAHFLSLGHYDSLVRRIGRALGERRQVMEAEIARNGLEIAGVAAHGGSSFWMRAPRGVDTKALAAELQRESVLIEPGAPFFQSPDAPRNFYRLGYSSIPSERIAPGLQRIAQALARPRREG; via the coding sequence ATGGCAATCCCAGTCGAGACCTTCTTCCTGCGCCCCGACGGGCAGGGCACGCTGCAGGCACGCATTCAGCAGATGGTGGCCGAGGGCGTGCTTTCAGGCCGCTTCCGGCGCGGCGAAAAGCTGCCCTCGACCCGCAAGCTGGCGGCGCATCTCGGGGTCAGCCGGATCACCGTGGCGCTGGCCTATACCGAACTTCTGGCCTCGGACTATCTCACGTCGCGCGACCGCTCGGGCTATTACATCTCGGAGGGCGCGCCAGAGCCGCCGGACTTCCCCGAGACGCCGCGCGCCGAGCGCGTCGACTGGCAGCGCGCCATGGGGCGGCGTTTCGCCGCCGGTGCGGTGCCCGAGCGGCCCGCCGACTGGGCGAGCTACCGCTATCCCTTCATCTACGGTCAGGCCGATCCAAAGCTCTTCGATCACGCAAACTGGAGACTCTGCGCGGTGCAGGCGCTGGGGGCGCGGGACTTCGGCGCGCTGACGCAGGATTACTATGACCGCGACGATCCGCAGCTGGTGGAATTCCTCGCCCGTCAGACCCTGCCCCGGCGCGGCATTCAGGCCCGCCCCGAAGAGATCCTGATCACCCTGGGCGCGCAGAACGCGCTGTGGCTGGCCAGCCAGATCCTGCTCAGCCCCGAGCGCCGCGCCACGGTCGAAGACCCCTGTTATCCGGCGCTGCGCGTGCTGCTTGATCAGACCGGCTGCGCCCGCAGCGCGATTGCCGTGGACAGCGAAGGCCTGCCGCCCGAGGCGGTGCCCGAGGGCACCGATGTGATCTTCACCACACCCAGCCACCAATGCCCCAGCGGCGCCACGCTGCCGCTGGCGCGGCGGCGCGCGCTGCTGGAGCGGGCGCGCGATCTGGGCGCGGTGGTTGTCGAGGACGACTATGAGTTCGAGATGGCCTATCTGCAGCCGCCCACACCGGCGCTCAAGAGCCTCGATGGCGATGGCCGGGTGGTCTATGTGGGCAGCTTTTCGAAGTCGCTCTTTCCCGGTCTCCGGCTGGGGTATCTCGTCGGCGCCGAGCCCTTCATCCGCGAGGCACGCGCTCTGCGCGCCTCGGTGCTGCGCCACCCGCCCGGCCACATCCAGCGCACCGCCGCGCATTTCCTGAGCCTTGGTCACTATGACAGCCTCGTGCGGCGAATCGGACGCGCGCTTGGCGAAAGGCGGCAGGTGATGGAGGCCGAGATCGCCCGCAACGGGCTGGAGATCGCGGGCGTCGCGGCGCATGGCGGCTCGTCGTTCTGGATGCGCGCGCCGCGCGGCGTCGATACCAAAGCGCTCGCCGCCGAGCTGCAGCGCGAGAGCGTTCTCATCGAGCCCGGCGCGCCGTTCTTCCAGAGCCCGGATGCGCCGCGAAACTTCTATAGATTAGGCTATAGCTCGATCCCGTCGGAGCGCATCGCGCCGGGGCTGCAGCGCATTGCACAGGCGCTTGCACGTCCCCGCAGGGAGGGCTAG
- a CDS encoding transglycosylase SLT domain-containing protein, producing the protein MSRWLRAAALVLLAASCGGGGAGRAPNNLEDACAIIRERPNYIRAFRAAERKWGVPVHVQMATIYQESKFISDARTPFRYALGVIPYGRQSSAYGYSQALDGTWDEYVEATGKWRADRDDIRDATDFMGWYMSGSRDRLGISLRDARNQYLAYHEGRTGFARGTYNGKSWLMRVAEDVGNRAVVYEVQLANCRQARRW; encoded by the coding sequence ATGAGCAGATGGCTTCGCGCGGCGGCACTGGTTCTATTGGCCGCGTCCTGCGGAGGTGGCGGTGCCGGACGGGCACCGAACAACCTCGAGGACGCATGCGCCATCATCCGTGAGCGCCCGAATTACATCCGCGCCTTCCGTGCCGCCGAACGCAAATGGGGCGTTCCGGTACATGTGCAGATGGCGACGATCTATCAGGAAAGCAAGTTCATCTCGGACGCGCGGACTCCGTTCCGCTATGCGCTCGGGGTGATTCCCTATGGCCGGCAAAGCTCGGCCTATGGCTACAGTCAGGCGCTGGACGGCACCTGGGACGAATATGTGGAAGCCACCGGAAAATGGCGCGCCGACCGCGATGACATCCGCGACGCGACCGACTTCATGGGCTGGTATATGTCCGGAAGCCGCGACCGGCTGGGCATCAGCCTGCGCGACGCGCGCAACCAGTATCTCGCCTATCACGAGGGCCGCACCGGCTTTGCCCGCGGCACCTATAACGGCAAGTCTTGGCTGATGCGCGTGGCCGAGGACGTGGGCAACCGGGCGGTGGTCTATGAGGTGCAGCTCGCCAACTGCCGGCAGGCGCGCCGCTGGTAA